One part of the Nymphalis io chromosome 22, ilAglIoxx1.1, whole genome shotgun sequence genome encodes these proteins:
- the LOC126777217 gene encoding uncharacterized protein LOC126777217 codes for MFTITKNVRISDGDKGSVFKGYSLSVIVSLPFFTHGVESNNLTISAHAGHFTTPDTVPWTTTALILASIFSGLIQSYCVDKLGRKFGIYIVILLQGASCIPLLLEPSEIGSIVLHILSGISTAGLFICIPIYIREISATTGRGTAVALITAMTSAGYLVRFGLDGENVLYLIAAMVMVQFVSLFLVIESPSYLVKTGKIEVAIANMAKLKCLPVDDTYVLHEIKLLKEESERAKPNERLRLLDLWSNRIWRDEMKIGLMLYTITILSGCIIFLDQEKTLIQLKSSADPDNILVPVCLFTGALFCVILIRLFERKYLLTFAYSVMTLAMGTLGVFTQADLTVTSLRWLPVAALGVLVFGYGLAWGLPTVIMVEMLSLEIRSTVLGIVYTYSQIIRLIHVFTFEYLESHIGIYTLFYMFACVNIFGTIYTISSVPKIKDKSIRQIEKQMKRIPLLNL; via the exons ATGTTTACGATAACTAAAAATGTGAGAATAAGTGATGGAGATAAGGGCTCTGTTTTTAAGGGATACTCCTTGTCTGTTATAG TCAGCCTcccatttttcacacatggcgtGGAGAGCAACAACCTTACTATATCAGCCCATGCCGGCCACTTCACTACGCCGGACACGGTTCCTTGGACGACCACAGCGCTCATACTCGCGTCAATATTCAGTGGCTTAATACAAAGTTATTGTGTTGACAAATTGGGAAGAAAGTTCGGTATATATATCGTTATTCTCTTACAGGGG gCATCATGTATACCACTCCTTTTAGAGCCAAGTGAAATTGGATCAATAGTTCTACATATTCTTTCTGGAATCTCCACTGCTGGTCTTTTTATTTGTATCCCAATCTATATTAGAGAAATATCAGCCACCACAGGCCGAGGAACGGCAGTAGCTCTTATTACAGCGATGACGTCAGCGGGATATTTAGTAAGGTTCGGGCTTGATGGTGAAAACGTTCTGTACCTGATAGCTGCAATGGTGATGGTACAGTTTGTATCACTTTTCTTAGTGATCGAATCGCCTAGCTACTTGGTGAAGACTGGAAAAATTGAG GTGGCAATAGCGAACATGGCCAAGCTGAAATGTCTGCCTGTCGACGACACGTACGTCCTACACGAGATAAAACTACTGAAGGAGGAAAGTGAACGCGCAAAACCAAATGAACGGCTAAGACTGTTAGACCTTT ggaGCAATCGAATATGGCGAGACGAAATGAAGATTGGTCTAATGTTGTACACAATAACAATTCTCAGTGGCTGCATCATATTTCTGGACCAGGAGAAGACCCTCATTCAACTTAAAAGCTCAGCGGACCCTGACAACATTCTGGTGCCGGTCTGTCTGTTCACTGGGGCATTGTTTTGTGTgattttaataagattatttgagagaaaa tatcTCTTGACATTTGCGTATTCAGTGATGACATTAGCAATGGGAACACTAGGTGTTTTTACGCAAGCTGATCTCACTGTGACGTCACTGAGATGGCTTCCAGTCGCAGCGTTGGGTGTTCTTGTCTTTGGATATGGCCTTGCATGGGGCTTGCCAACGGTTATCATGGTGGAAATGTTGAGCTTGGAG ATCCGATCAACTGTACTAGGAATTGTCTATACTTACTCTCAAATAATCAGACTTATACATGTATTCACATTCGAATATTTGGAAAgtcatataggtatatatacattattttatatgtttgccTGTGTCAATATATTCGGTACGATTTACACAATATCAAGCGTGCCCAAGATTAAGGACAAGAGCATCAGACAGATCGAGAAACAAATGAAGAGAATACCATTGttgaatttatga